The DNA window GCAGATTGCGGGCAGGTAAACAATTCCCCCAGTTCGGGATGCCCCTGGCTCAGTACGCGACAGCCGTTTGATACGAGACGAGCGAGTCCCGCAGCATTCCGAGGGTGTCATCGCTCGTCCCGGCGTGGATCGACAGCCTGATCCGGTTCTGGCGAGCCGTCGCCGTCACGCCGTGATTGTGCAGGGAAGCGACGAGAAGACTCACCTGGTCATCGGGAGGGTCGAGGACGACGATGCCCGCGCGTTCGTTCTCGGCTCGCGACGACGCGATGGCGATCCCGAACTCATCGGCGATCTCGATCACCTCGCTGACCCGCTGCGCCACGGCATCCGAGATTGCGGAGATGCCAACGGATGCCACCTGCTCGAGAGAAGCGGCGAACCGCGCCTGCGCGGCCGGGTCCGGGTTGGTCACCGAGTAAGCGCATGCGCCGGAGCTCGGCGGCGGCACGGAGTCCCACGGCAGGTCTTCGTCCGTGCCGGTGTATCCGCTCATCACGGGAACGAGGTGCTCGAGTGCGCTGTCGCTGAGCGCGAGGAAGCCGGTGCCCCACCCGGCCCTCGCCCATTTCTGCCCACCGGACACCACAACGTCGGCAACCTCGAACGGAGCGTCGACAACGGTGAATCCCTGGATGGCATCCACCACAAGAAGGCGGTCACCGATCACCTGGCGGATGCCGTCGATATCCGCGAGGTAGCCGGTACGCGGGTCAACGAGGCTCACCGCGACA is part of the Mycetocola zhujimingii genome and encodes:
- a CDS encoding aminotransferase class V-fold PLP-dependent enzyme — encoded protein: MAPLTDFLDGFDSEPGYLDYARLGPLARVVQAEQRISIDALARARFGGLDAFGAQDERMRNAVAALTGFEPSHIVAQPNTSMGLMHTMFGMTGGVLVSPADFPSVTFAAVRAAESMHVLTPTWLETDGGRVTPHAIKEQLTPSITAVAVSLVDPRTGYLADIDGIRQVIGDRLLVVDAIQGFTVVDAPFEVADVVVSGGQKWARAGWGTGFLALSDSALEHLVPVMSGYTGTDEDLPWDSVPPPSSGACAYSVTNPDPAAQARFAASLEQVASVGISAISDAVAQRVSEVIEIADEFGIAIASSRAENERAGIVVLDPPDDQVSLLVASLHNHGVTATARQNRIRLSIHAGTSDDTLGMLRDSLVSYQTAVAY